The Desulfurellaceae bacterium nucleotide sequence TGAAACGGGCCGCACGGCCAGGGCAAAGCCGGTCGCCAGGCTGCCGACCAGAAAACGACGCCGCGTCACATGCGGCTGAGAGAAAAAGTTCGTTCTTTCGTCAGGCATGACATCCTCCGTTTGCGTTGTGCCCCGCACACATAGCCTTGCCCGACGCACGATGATAGAGCCGCACGCAAGGAGGGTAGACTATGTCTCGTCCATTCTCAGGCGGCTGTGCCTGCGCGGCAATTCGCTACGAGTGCCGGGCCGAGCCCGTTTTTTCCTGGCAGTGCCACTGCCGGGACTGCCAGCGGGCCAGCGGCGGCATGCTGTGCCCGGTCATGTACGTGCCCAAGACGGCGCTGACGATTTCGGGCCGGGCCACATATTACGAGGTCAAGGCCGACAGCGGCAACGCCGTCCGTCGGGGCTTCTGTGCCGAGTGCGGCTGCCCGGTCTTTATCGACGCCGAGCTTGTGCCGGAGCTGATGGGCGTGTGGGCCGCCAGCCTGGACGATCCCAACCGCTTCGCGCCCCAGGTCGAGGTGTGGACGGCCAGCGCTCCGACCTGGACGTGCATGCAGCCGGATTTACCGAAATATGAGCGGGCGCCAACCGAGGAGCAGATGCGGCATATTCTGGCACCGCAGGCCGAGGGGGAGACAGGATAAGGCTCATGAGATAACCCACCCCCCGGCTTCGCCGGACCCCTCCAAGGAGGGGAGAACCGCTGCCCCCATCCCCTCCTTGGAGGGGTGGCCCGAAGGGCCGGGGTGGGTGCCTTAAGAGTCCGCGTCCGGCTCGGGCGTGCACACGTACATGCCGGGATCTTGCAGCTCGGCCCGCCAGCCCGGAAACACCACTAGCGTTGTGGTCTCTTCTTCGATAATGGCCGGGCCGTGGACCACGTTGTTGACCAGCAGTTGGCCACCGTCAAACACCGGGGTGGGGGCAAAACGGCCAATGTCTTCAAACAGGGCCTGACGCTGGCCGGTCAGCGCCTGGCCGGGGTCGGCCGTACCGCGGGCCAGGGCCGGCAGCTGGGGCCGCGGCACCTGGCCGGTGCAGGTCGATTCCAGGTTGATCATCTCAATCAGGTTATCGCGCTCACAATAGGTGTACAGCTCTTCGTGGCGCTGGTGAAACGCCTCGGCGATACGCTCCACGCCGGCCGGCTCAAAACTCGCCTCAGGCATGGCCACCTGGCACTCGTGGATCTGGTCCACGTAGCGCAGATCCAGGCTGCGGCTGACCGCGATGCGTTCGGCCGCCACGCCCGCCTCGGCCAGCTCGCGCCGGCCGCGGGCTTCCAGCTCGGCCAGCAGCCGGTTGGCCCGCTCATAGTCCATCTGGCCCAGCCGCATGACGCACGAGGACAGATAGGTGTGCTTCATATCCGACAGAATTTCACCAAAGGCGCACAGGGCCGAAGAGACTTTGGGAATCACGATTGTGCGGATATCGAGTTCGCGGGCCAGCAGGCCGGCGTGGGCCGGACCCGCCCCGCCGCCGACGACCAGGGCGAAATCGCGTGGATCGTAGCCCTTTTCAATCGACACGCGACGGATGCCGTTGACCATATTGGCGGTCACGACCCGAAAAATCCCCAGCGCGGCCTGCTCGACCGACAGCTTGAGTCCGGCGGCCAGCTCGGACGCAATCGCTCGCCGGGCGGCGTCGCGGTCGAGCCGCAGCCGGCCGCCGAGCAGGGCGGCCGGATTGAGATAGCCCAGCACGACCAGGGCGTCGGTCACCGTCGGGCGCTGACCGCCCCGGTCGTAGGCGGCCGGACCCGGCTGCGCCCCGGCGCTCTCCGGCCCGACCTGCAACAGCCCCATCGCGTTCACCCCGGCAATACTTCCGCCCCCGGCGCCCAGCGTCTCGACCTGCAACATCGGAATCCCGATGCGGTAGCGCAGAAAGTCAAAGTCTTTGGCCACCGCCGTCTTGCCGTCCCGGCTCAGGCTGACATCAAAACTGGTGCCGCCCATATCGACCGTAATGATGTCGCGGCGACCCAGAGCCTGGCCGAAAAACAGGCCGGCGTTGGGGCCGGCGGCCGGCCGCGATATCCCTCAGAAAACGCCCTGAGGTCAGGCCGCCGTTGCTCTGCATGTAGCGGATCTCGCGCTCGTAGCCGAGGCTGCGCAACACACCCTCCATCTGCTCGACGTAACGCCTCATGATCGGCCCGATATAGGCGTTCAGGACCGTTGTGCTGGTCCGGGTGTACTCCCGAATCTGGGGCAGGACATCGACCGACAGGCTCAGATAGGCGTCGGGAAACTCCTCGCGGACGATCTCGGCCGCCCGCCGTTCGTGCTCGGGGTGGAGAAACGACCATACGAAAGAGACGGCAATCGCCTCCACCCCGGCCGCCTTGAGTTGGCGTACCCCGTGGCGCACGTCCGCCTCATTGAGCGGCAGCCGCACCTCGCCGGTACTCACCACCCGCTCTGCAACCGGCATCCGCCGGGCGCGCGGGACCAGCATCTCGGCCTGCGGAAAATCGGCGTCATAGCGATGGCCGTCCTCCTTGTGGCCGAGCCGAATCTCGAGCGAATCCTCATGCCCGCGCGTGCACAGCAGGCCGGTCCTGGCGCCGGTCTTCTCGATCACGGCATTCACGCCGACCGTAGTGCCCAGAATGATCAGCTCGCAGTCGGCCAGAAAGTCGGCAATATCGCACCCCAGCTCGGCGCTCATCAGGCTCAGCCCGGTCTGGACCGCAGCCGGAGGATCGTGGGGGGTTGAGGGGGTTTTATACAGGCGGATGCCCTCACCGGGCGCGGTCAGAATGAAGTCGGTGAAGGTCCCGCCGGTGTCAATGCCGAGGCGATAATGGGTCACCAGATTCTTCGACTCTTTCTGGGCAATTCCAGGCGATTGCCCCTACAGGCGCTTGTCGGCCTGGGCTGCCTGCTCTTCTTCGGCTTCGTCTTCTTCGGCCTCGATCCGCACGCCGTACTCCTCCCAGGCGGCGTGGGCGGATACCAGCCCGTTTTCCACGTCCTGACGCACATGCTGGGGGTCACGCTGGCGCGGGTCGCCGACCCCGCCGCCGCCGGGATTCTGGTTGGCGAACCGCTCGCCGGGTTCAATGGTGGCGATGATGTTGGTTTTGATCTCTTCGACCCCGCCGTCCTTCTTGTAGCGCAGGGCGCGGCCGACCTTGGGCTCGGGCACCGCCGACCGGGCACCCAGGGCACCCGGGGCGGCATACCGGCGGCCCTCGCCGAACATGACCAGGGTCATGGGATCGCGCAGCGGTTCGAC carries:
- a CDS encoding GFA family protein: MSRPFSGGCACAAIRYECRAEPVFSWQCHCRDCQRASGGMLCPVMYVPKTALTISGRATYYEVKADSGNAVRRGFCAECGCPVFIDAELVPELMGVWAASLDDPNRFAPQVEVWTASAPTWTCMQPDLPKYERAPTEEQMRHILAPQAEGETG
- a CDS encoding hydantoinase/oxoprolinase family protein, with translation MSRPAAGPNAGLFFGQALGRRDIITVDMGGTSFDVSLSRDGKTAVAKDFDFLRYRIGIPMLQVETLGAGGGSIAGVNAMGLLQVGPESAGAQPGPAAYDRGGQRPTVTDALVVLGYLNPAALLGGRLRLDRDAARRAIASELAAGLKLSVEQAALGIFRVVTANMVNGIRRVSIEKGYDPRDFALVVGGGAGPAHAGLLARELDIRTIVIPKVSSALCAFGEILSDMKHTYLSSCVMRLGQMDYERANRLLAELEARGRRELAEAGVAAERIAVSRSLDLRYVDQIHECQVAMPEASFEPAGVERIAEAFHQRHEELYTYCERDNLIEMINLESTCTGQVPRPQLPALARGTADPGQALTGQRQALFEDIGRFAPTPVFDGGQLLVNNVVHGPAIIEEETTTLVVFPGWRAELQDPGMYVCTPEPDADS
- a CDS encoding hydantoinase/oxoprolinase family protein, translating into MTHYRLGIDTGGTFTDFILTAPGEGIRLYKTPSTPHDPPAAVQTGLSLMSAELGCDIADFLADCELIILGTTVGVNAVIEKTGARTGLLCTRGHEDSLEIRLGHKEDGHRYDADFPQAEMLVPRARRMPVAERVVSTGEVRLPLNEADVRHGVRQLKAAGVEAIAVSFVWSFLHPEHERRAAEIVREEFPDAYLSLSVDVLPQIREYTRTSTTVLNAYIGPIMRRYVEQMEGVLRSLGYEREIRYMQSNGGLTSGRFLRDIAAGRRPQRRPVFRPGSGSPRHHYGRYGRHQF